From the genome of Gemmatimonadaceae bacterium, one region includes:
- a CDS encoding plastocyanin/azurin family copper-binding protein: MRSASFDPTELSVSSGAVVTFENTSGITHDVVFDAPISPGVTNIGTITTGSRTRTFSTAGTWNFRCTLHGGMVGKIVVP; encoded by the coding sequence ATGCGGTCGGCGAGCTTCGACCCCACCGAACTGAGTGTCAGCAGTGGAGCTGTCGTGACCTTCGAGAACACCTCGGGCATTACCCACGACGTCGTTTTCGATGCACCGATTTCTCCCGGAGTGACGAACATCGGTACGATTACAACGGGCTCGAGGACACGAACTTTCTCGACGGCCGGGACCTGGAATTTCCGTTGCACACTTCACGGCGGGATGGTCGGCAAGATCGTCGTACCGTAG
- a CDS encoding TIGR00730 family Rossman fold protein, with amino-acid sequence MARKKKGTAATAAGSRTRTKHARTPSGKRFDPEMQASAEKASRAGLKERTEEGHIMAGRTPPSQMTDARQAGATRVIDDAIRDYEEPMTEDEKLLQSPPPGESFTKTDPWRVMRITSEFVEGFDTLASVEKGVTIFGSARISPDDPHYAAAQEVARILAESGFAIITGAGPGIMEAANKGARLGGGRSIGCNIELPFEQGANPYVDTLVQFRYFFVRKTMFIKYSVAFIIFPGGFGTLDELFEAVTLIQTGKIYQFPVILFGRAYWAGLVRWLQARVLAERKIGPGDIDLMVLTDDPAEAANTVIQAHETQRRKYERRGFYDRRESDKKGAR; translated from the coding sequence ATGGCCAGGAAAAAGAAAGGTACCGCCGCCACGGCTGCAGGGTCGCGCACTCGAACGAAGCACGCGCGAACGCCAAGCGGGAAGCGCTTCGATCCGGAGATGCAGGCGTCGGCGGAAAAGGCGTCGCGCGCGGGTCTGAAAGAGCGGACGGAAGAAGGTCACATCATGGCAGGGCGGACTCCTCCTTCGCAGATGACAGACGCGCGGCAAGCCGGCGCAACGCGAGTGATCGACGATGCGATAAGAGACTACGAAGAGCCGATGACGGAGGATGAAAAGCTCCTCCAGTCCCCTCCACCGGGCGAGAGCTTCACCAAGACCGATCCGTGGCGAGTGATGCGAATAACGTCAGAGTTCGTCGAGGGCTTCGACACATTGGCGTCAGTGGAGAAGGGGGTGACGATCTTCGGATCGGCTCGGATCTCACCCGACGATCCGCACTATGCGGCGGCACAGGAAGTGGCCCGCATTCTTGCTGAAAGCGGGTTCGCGATAATCACCGGTGCCGGGCCGGGAATCATGGAAGCGGCGAACAAGGGCGCGCGTCTTGGCGGGGGCCGCTCGATTGGGTGCAACATCGAGCTGCCCTTCGAGCAGGGAGCGAATCCGTACGTCGATACGCTGGTGCAGTTCCGCTATTTCTTCGTGCGGAAGACGATGTTCATCAAGTACTCGGTGGCGTTCATCATCTTCCCGGGCGGTTTCGGTACGCTCGACGAATTGTTCGAGGCGGTGACGCTGATACAGACGGGGAAGATCTATCAGTTTCCCGTGATTCTCTTCGGACGCGCCTACTGGGCCGGCCTGGTCCGGTGGCTACAGGCGCGGGTGCTGGCCGAGCGCAAGATCGGGCCGGGAGACATCGACCTCATGGTTCTGACCGACGATCCGGCGGAAGCGGCTAACACGGTGATACAGGCGCACGAGACTCAAAGGCGCAAATACGAGCGGCGCGGCTTTTACGATCGCCGCGAGTCTGACAAGAAGGGTGCGCGATGA
- a CDS encoding alkaline phosphatase family protein: MSVVVLVADGARPDKLTEAIDSGSLPALAQMRDEGGLHTITSAFPSVTGPAYAPFLMGRYPGPVGLPGLRWYDRSRSAARMPGHSRSYVGPEMRLVDRDLDPDAPTVFEIVPASIAALNVISRGLSKGDRIGRGMRFVARTARTHFRGNVRGWLAIDRDIGSEVAEQIRVKQPDFVFAALAGIDKTSHSAGHEAPIVQDAMRIVDGTAAEIRRDAELAGRWSDMHLWIVSDHGHSPVREHEDLAGLVRGTGARVIAHPWVYSPSADVAVMVSGNAMAHIYLDLQKRERPWWPSRDSRWNDITELLLSRPSVDLMILPRSPSECEVHSRADGFARMKWSLRSPGVEADYAPSANDRRADTISYEPVTGDPLRIGPQHDLDNAQAYEACIASDYPDALVQIAHLAGAPRSGEIILSASRDWDFRARYEPIPHVSSHGALHREHMLVPLLVNRPVAGLPRRTVDVMPSALRALGLTIPPGLDGEPFT, from the coding sequence ATGTCCGTAGTCGTGCTCGTCGCCGACGGCGCGCGTCCCGACAAACTGACCGAGGCGATCGACAGCGGGTCACTGCCCGCGCTCGCACAAATGCGAGACGAAGGCGGCCTGCACACCATCACCTCGGCATTTCCCTCCGTGACCGGGCCCGCGTACGCCCCTTTTCTCATGGGTCGTTATCCGGGACCCGTCGGACTGCCGGGGCTCCGATGGTACGATCGCTCACGATCTGCCGCGCGCATGCCGGGACATTCGCGGAGCTACGTCGGCCCCGAGATGCGCCTCGTGGACAGGGACCTCGACCCAGATGCGCCAACGGTCTTCGAGATCGTTCCGGCGAGCATCGCTGCGCTCAACGTCATCAGCCGCGGATTGTCGAAGGGCGACCGCATCGGGCGCGGGATGCGGTTCGTCGCACGAACGGCGCGCACACACTTTCGCGGCAACGTGCGCGGGTGGCTGGCGATCGACCGCGACATCGGCAGTGAAGTGGCCGAGCAGATTCGCGTAAAACAGCCGGACTTCGTGTTTGCCGCATTGGCCGGGATCGACAAGACATCGCATTCCGCGGGGCACGAAGCACCGATCGTCCAGGATGCCATGCGCATCGTCGACGGAACTGCTGCCGAGATCAGGCGCGATGCCGAGCTCGCGGGGAGATGGAGCGACATGCACCTCTGGATTGTAAGCGACCACGGGCATTCACCCGTGCGGGAGCACGAAGATCTCGCCGGACTCGTCCGCGGAACCGGAGCGCGCGTGATCGCTCACCCGTGGGTCTACTCCCCATCGGCCGATGTCGCAGTGATGGTGAGCGGGAACGCGATGGCGCACATCTACCTCGATCTCCAGAAGCGCGAGCGTCCATGGTGGCCGTCGCGGGATTCGCGCTGGAACGACATTACGGAGCTGCTGCTCTCGCGCCCCTCCGTCGACCTGATGATTCTCCCGAGATCGCCGAGCGAGTGCGAAGTACACTCGAGGGCTGACGGTTTTGCCCGCATGAAGTGGAGCCTCCGGTCTCCCGGCGTTGAAGCGGATTATGCGCCCTCAGCGAACGACCGGCGGGCGGACACGATATCGTATGAGCCCGTTACCGGGGACCCTCTGCGCATCGGGCCACAACATGATCTCGACAACGCACAGGCCTACGAAGCGTGCATTGCAAGCGATTATCCCGACGCGCTCGTTCAGATCGCGCATCTCGCGGGAGCGCCGAGGTCGGGCGAGATCATTCTCTCGGCATCACGCGACTGGGATTTTCGCGCGCGTTACGAGCCAATCCCTCACGTCTCGTCACACGGCGCCCTGCATCGCGAGCACATGCTCGTGCCATTGTTGGTGAATCGGCCCGTTGCCGGCCTTCCACGCAGGACAGTAGACGTGATGCCCAGTGCCTTGAGAGCACTGGGCCTCACGATTCCGCCCGGACTGGACGGCGAGCCGTTTACGTGA
- a CDS encoding nucleoside deaminase has protein sequence MTHQQNRPVVYVEYPDWVDSIVDWDRTYAGDEDRMRLAIAVSRTNVERGTGGPFGAAIFERQSGRVVAVGMNSVVRYNNCVLHGEIMAFMMANQRVGSFTLSSPGLPPHELHTSCEPCAMCLGATLWSGAQRLVCGATREDASLLNFEEGPVFPESYRYLEERGIEIVRDVLREEARAVLELYRATGGKVYNG, from the coding sequence ATGACTCACCAGCAGAATCGCCCCGTAGTGTATGTAGAATACCCTGACTGGGTGGACTCGATTGTCGACTGGGATCGCACCTACGCCGGCGACGAGGATCGCATGAGGCTCGCAATCGCCGTCTCACGCACCAATGTCGAGCGCGGCACGGGCGGACCGTTCGGCGCGGCAATCTTCGAGAGACAATCCGGCCGCGTCGTTGCCGTCGGCATGAACAGCGTCGTGCGATACAACAACTGCGTTCTGCACGGTGAGATCATGGCGTTCATGATGGCAAACCAGCGCGTTGGCTCGTTCACCCTGAGCTCTCCGGGTCTCCCGCCGCACGAGCTTCACACTTCCTGCGAACCCTGCGCAATGTGCCTCGGCGCCACGCTCTGGAGCGGCGCGCAGCGCCTGGTCTGCGGCGCCACGCGCGAGGACGCCTCGCTGCTCAACTTCGAGGAAGGACCGGTGTTTCCGGAGTCGTACCGTTATCTCGAGGAGCGTGGGATAGAGATCGTGCGCGACGTGCTTCGCGAGGAAGCGCGCGCGGTCCTCGAGCTCTATCGCGCAACGGGCGGCAAAGTCTACAACGGTTGA
- a CDS encoding GreA/GreB family elongation factor, which yields MIEHLKATLGAEVEKLQHELSVVLPNEIRRAVEMGDLRENSEYKAALERQQLVQARLGQLRQRLSKLSSIDIAQIPADKVGLGSQVVVKDETTGEKESYSLVFGDSVEFEEGHVSMSSPIGLSLVGKAVGETTILRLPAKTRKLKIVELKTIHEG from the coding sequence ATGATCGAACACCTCAAAGCCACGCTCGGCGCCGAAGTCGAGAAGCTTCAGCATGAGCTGAGCGTCGTGCTTCCAAACGAGATCCGCAGAGCCGTCGAGATGGGCGATCTGCGAGAGAACAGCGAGTACAAGGCTGCGCTGGAACGGCAGCAGCTCGTCCAGGCGCGTCTTGGCCAGCTGCGCCAGCGGCTCAGCAAGCTGTCGAGCATAGACATCGCCCAGATTCCGGCTGACAAGGTTGGCCTGGGCTCGCAGGTCGTCGTGAAGGACGAGACGACGGGTGAAAAGGAGAGCTACAGCCTCGTCTTCGGCGATTCCGTGGAGTTCGAGGAAGGCCACGTCAGCATGTCGTCACCCATCGGGCTGTCGCTCGTCGGCAAGGCTGTCGGCGAGACGACGATCCTGCGACTCCCGGCGAAAACGCGAAAGCTCAAGATCGTGGAGCTGAAGACGATTCACGAAGGCTAG
- a CDS encoding glycerol-3-phosphate dehydrogenase/oxidase has translation MRTTLEGRIFDLLVIGGGITGAGVARDAAMRGLEVALVEKDDFASGTSSRSSRLIHGGIRYLEHGQLGMVRESVRERETLLRIATHLVKPLEFTWPVYRRARITRTKLRAALSVYNVLAGRYRLPSIHSAENVIEREPLLQRRELKGGASYTDATTDDSRLTLANILSAEEHNAVTLNHTEALRPISRDRGEWLVKVRDGPSEMVSDVRTRVVVNATGPWRLNLERRWPQHRMQRRGSKGVHIALPRDRVGNRGAVTITSPDDGRVMFVLPDGVLTIVGTTDTWTSEPPDEVRASAADCEYLVNAVDAYFPDARIGEADVVSAWAGIRPLADWDPEKNPSDVSREHRITQNGAGMMTVSGGKLTTYRAMAQQIVNQVELELGKKPSPCTTGEVDLPGKDRADRIVAMVNTDAALAEAVCPELPYTMAEMRYAVEHEMALTLSDLLMRRTRIAFELADHGVSVASRVVEAVAASAQWSDYAKRSQIEAYIGDVARVFGAAGRSHW, from the coding sequence ATGCGCACCACCCTCGAGGGACGCATTTTCGATTTGCTCGTGATTGGTGGTGGAATCACGGGCGCCGGTGTCGCGAGGGACGCCGCGATGCGTGGCCTCGAGGTAGCACTGGTCGAGAAGGACGACTTTGCGAGCGGCACGTCGAGCCGCTCGTCGCGGCTCATTCACGGCGGCATCCGTTACCTCGAGCACGGACAGCTCGGAATGGTGCGAGAGTCCGTGCGCGAGCGGGAGACTCTGCTTCGAATCGCGACGCACCTCGTCAAGCCGCTGGAGTTCACGTGGCCAGTCTACCGTCGCGCGAGAATCACACGAACGAAGCTGCGCGCTGCGTTGAGCGTGTACAACGTGCTTGCCGGTCGTTACAGGCTACCGAGCATCCACTCCGCCGAGAATGTCATCGAGCGCGAGCCTCTGCTCCAGCGCCGGGAATTGAAAGGTGGCGCGAGCTACACCGACGCGACGACGGACGACAGCCGGCTGACACTCGCCAACATCCTGAGTGCAGAGGAGCACAATGCGGTGACGCTCAATCACACCGAAGCATTGCGGCCGATATCGCGTGACAGGGGCGAATGGCTGGTGAAGGTGCGCGACGGGCCGTCCGAGATGGTGAGCGACGTGCGGACGCGCGTCGTCGTGAACGCGACAGGGCCGTGGAGACTCAACCTCGAGCGCCGCTGGCCTCAGCACCGCATGCAGCGGCGAGGCAGCAAAGGCGTGCACATCGCACTGCCGAGAGACCGTGTCGGCAATCGCGGCGCGGTCACGATAACGTCTCCCGACGATGGGCGGGTAATGTTCGTGCTGCCCGACGGGGTGCTCACGATTGTCGGCACGACGGACACCTGGACCAGCGAGCCGCCGGACGAAGTGCGCGCATCTGCGGCTGACTGCGAGTATCTGGTGAACGCCGTCGACGCTTATTTCCCGGACGCGCGGATCGGCGAGGCCGATGTGGTAAGCGCCTGGGCGGGCATCCGTCCGCTGGCGGACTGGGATCCGGAGAAGAATCCGTCCGATGTCTCTCGCGAGCACAGAATCACGCAGAATGGCGCGGGCATGATGACAGTGAGCGGCGGCAAGCTCACGACTTACCGTGCGATGGCACAGCAGATCGTGAACCAGGTCGAGCTCGAGCTGGGAAAGAAGCCGTCACCGTGCACCACTGGCGAGGTGGATCTTCCGGGTAAGGACCGAGCCGACCGCATCGTCGCGATGGTCAACACGGACGCCGCGCTCGCAGAGGCCGTGTGTCCGGAGCTCCCCTATACGATGGCCGAGATGCGATACGCAGTGGAGCACGAGATGGCTTTGACGCTGAGCGACCTTCTCATGCGAAGGACGCGCATTGCGTTCGAGCTGGCGGATCACGGCGTCAGTGTCGCGTCGCGCGTGGTGGAAGCGGTTGCCGCGTCAGCGCAATGGAGTGACTACGCGAAACGCTCGCAGATCGAGGCGTACATCGGTGACGTCGCGCGCGTGTTCGGGGCGGCCGGGCGGAGTCACTGGTAG
- a CDS encoding serine/threonine-protein kinase translates to MPSHTDWISSRGSDSSDESNFPPLTQIAEHYVVERELGRGGMATVYLCTDKRNGSRVAVKVLRRELGSPVVVERFLREISFSSDMEHPRIPKVLDSGMMGDLPYYVMTYIEGESLRARLNREKQLSIRAAIQITCDIISPTAYAHERGIIHRDIKPENIILATDGVYVLDFGIARAIVESGMDRLTSTGIGVGTPAYMSPEQALGDRNLDARSDIYSLGCVVYEMIAGIPPFVGPTAQVIISRRFAAAPPPLSEVRDGVPESVEHAVTRALARAPADRWPTATEFGAALREAETRPRLRWPGAGSPRRSAARIGAAAVALALVAAGILAWSQGRRSAFEKAQDALASWDLGSAETELGRAFADDPNDAGARLWLAQVMMLRGRPAAQWRQHVVFAADKRVQLPVAEQKRTDALLAISSGN, encoded by the coding sequence ATGCCATCCCATACCGATTGGATCTCGTCGCGCGGATCTGACAGCTCCGACGAGTCCAATTTTCCTCCGCTCACGCAGATAGCTGAGCACTACGTCGTCGAGCGCGAGCTCGGCCGCGGCGGCATGGCAACAGTCTATCTCTGCACCGACAAACGAAACGGCAGCCGCGTCGCCGTGAAAGTGCTGCGACGGGAGCTCGGCAGTCCCGTGGTCGTCGAGCGCTTTCTGCGCGAGATCTCCTTCTCCTCCGACATGGAGCATCCGCGCATTCCCAAGGTTCTCGATTCAGGGATGATGGGCGATCTGCCCTATTACGTGATGACCTACATCGAGGGGGAATCACTGCGTGCCCGATTGAACCGCGAGAAACAGCTATCGATCCGCGCCGCCATCCAGATCACCTGCGATATCATCAGTCCCACTGCATACGCGCACGAGCGCGGCATCATCCATCGCGACATCAAGCCCGAGAACATCATTCTCGCGACGGACGGCGTGTACGTGCTCGATTTCGGAATCGCGCGGGCGATCGTCGAATCGGGAATGGATCGCCTTACTTCGACGGGCATCGGAGTCGGCACGCCGGCGTACATGAGTCCGGAGCAGGCGCTGGGCGACCGCAACCTCGATGCGCGCAGCGACATCTATTCGCTCGGCTGCGTTGTTTACGAGATGATCGCCGGGATTCCGCCGTTCGTCGGACCTACGGCGCAGGTGATAATCTCGCGGCGATTCGCCGCCGCGCCACCGCCGTTGAGCGAGGTGCGGGACGGCGTGCCGGAGTCCGTCGAACATGCCGTAACGCGAGCTTTGGCGAGGGCTCCGGCTGACCGCTGGCCGACAGCGACAGAGTTCGGAGCGGCTTTGCGAGAAGCGGAAACCAGGCCGCGACTGAGATGGCCCGGCGCGGGATCACCTCGGCGCTCGGCTGCGCGGATCGGCGCGGCGGCAGTCGCTCTCGCTTTAGTTGCAGCCGGGATTCTGGCCTGGTCGCAGGGCCGCCGGAGCGCCTTCGAGAAGGCGCAGGACGCGCTCGCGTCGTGGGACCTCGGCTCCGCGGAAACCGAGTTGGGCCGAGCTTTCGCGGACGATCCAAATGATGCTGGCGCACGGCTGTGGCTCGCGCAGGTGATGATGCTTCGGGGTCGGCCGGCAGCTCAATGGAGGCAACACGTCGTTTTCGCCGCCGATAAGCGTGTGCAGCTGCCGGTAGCCGAGCAGAAGCGTACGGATGCACTACTCGCTATTTCCTCTGGGAAT
- the fadI gene encoding acetyl-CoA C-acyltransferase FadI — translation MSSFGNGRRVAIVAGVRTPFTRAGTAFKSISAIDLGKLCVAELIQRSNLSGKEVQALVFGTVVPSVVAPNIAREIALMPLLPKGVQAFSVSRACASANQAITDAADQIALGHVDVAIAGGAESLSNVPILHSQGFAEALVKASKAKSLGGRVKALAAIRPRDLVPITPAIAEPSTGETMGQSAEKMAKINQIPREEQDQFALRSHRLAAAGTADSRLTREIMAVYVPPGFESVVSSDNGIRSDTSYEQLSQLKPVFDKRYGTVTAGNSSPLTDGGACVLLMSEEKAHAMGYRPLGFIRSYAYAALDPGEQLLQAPVLAAPVALARAGLTLRDIDLVEMHEAFAAQVLSNLRGFESKWWAERAGFSEPVGAIDQARLNVMGGSIAIGHPFGATGSRITVTLLNELERRDGQFGLMTVCAAGGMGFAMVLERGDG, via the coding sequence ATGTCGAGCTTCGGAAACGGACGACGTGTTGCCATCGTGGCGGGGGTGCGAACCCCGTTTACGAGGGCGGGAACGGCATTTAAATCCATCTCTGCGATAGACCTGGGCAAGCTCTGTGTCGCCGAGCTGATCCAGCGGTCGAACCTGAGTGGAAAAGAGGTGCAGGCCCTCGTATTCGGGACTGTCGTTCCGTCGGTCGTGGCCCCGAACATCGCGCGCGAGATCGCACTCATGCCGCTGTTGCCCAAGGGCGTGCAGGCGTTCAGCGTCAGCCGCGCGTGCGCTTCGGCAAACCAGGCAATCACCGATGCGGCCGACCAGATCGCGCTTGGTCACGTCGACGTCGCAATCGCCGGGGGAGCAGAATCGCTCTCCAATGTCCCGATCCTGCATTCGCAGGGATTCGCCGAAGCCCTCGTGAAGGCGTCGAAAGCGAAGAGTCTGGGCGGGCGTGTGAAGGCCCTGGCCGCAATCCGCCCGCGCGATCTCGTTCCGATCACGCCGGCGATCGCCGAGCCATCCACCGGCGAGACCATGGGGCAGTCGGCAGAGAAGATGGCGAAGATCAATCAGATCCCGCGCGAGGAGCAGGATCAGTTTGCGCTGCGGTCGCATCGACTGGCGGCGGCAGGCACTGCGGACAGTCGGCTCACGCGCGAGATCATGGCGGTCTACGTTCCGCCCGGCTTCGAGAGCGTCGTGTCATCGGACAATGGAATTCGGTCCGACACGAGCTACGAGCAGCTTTCCCAGCTGAAACCGGTATTCGACAAGAGGTACGGAACGGTGACGGCGGGGAATTCATCGCCGCTCACCGACGGCGGAGCGTGCGTACTTCTGATGAGCGAGGAGAAGGCGCACGCGATGGGATACCGGCCCCTCGGCTTCATCCGATCGTACGCATACGCTGCGCTCGACCCGGGGGAGCAGCTTCTTCAGGCTCCCGTCCTTGCAGCGCCCGTTGCTCTTGCCCGCGCGGGACTGACGCTGAGGGACATCGACCTCGTGGAGATGCACGAAGCATTCGCGGCGCAGGTGCTGTCGAATCTTCGAGGCTTCGAGTCGAAATGGTGGGCGGAGCGCGCGGGCTTCTCGGAGCCGGTCGGCGCGATTGACCAGGCGCGCCTCAACGTGATGGGCGGATCGATTGCAATCGGGCACCCGTTCGGTGCTACGGGCTCACGCATAACGGTCACGCTGTTGAACGAGCTCGAGCGGCGCGATGGACAATTCGGACTGATGACTGTGTGCGCCGCGGGTGGAATGGGGTTCGCGATGGTCCTCGAGCGGGGAGACGGATGA